A window of Pirellula sp. SH-Sr6A contains these coding sequences:
- a CDS encoding DUF1501 domain-containing protein, with protein MPAHSYCDGIARRDFIRIGGLSLGGLTLTNYLQWSEAGNVKPGHATSGIFIDLNGGPSHIDTFDPKPEAPEGIRGDFKTIPTSVPGIRISEHLPKMAASMDKYAILRGVSHTLAAHRLGSEYVNTGSRPLSSLEYPGYGAVVCKERPVDKDLPPFVAIPNGGQRPGFLGIQYAPLNTSATPQQNRPFNVRGISLGQGVTVEQLDRRQNLLKDLDTKFGAMESKDQLLTGLNRFSEKAYSMLTSERARLAFDISKESPKFSEQFGADPFEQSCLLAIRLIESGVRFVSLSIGGWDNHTDIFNNLSKKLLPKLDGGVSALLNGLEQKGLLNSTAVMVTGEFGRTPKINTRATLGGRDHYPRCMFMLMAGGNVKGGQVIGESDDTGAGPLHEGMRPDDVAASFYYNLGIDHKQEFQTDTGRPITLVRDGSVIPKLFS; from the coding sequence ATGCCAGCTCATTCCTATTGCGACGGAATCGCACGCAGGGACTTCATTCGAATCGGAGGGCTCTCCTTGGGGGGGCTCACTCTCACCAATTATTTGCAATGGTCCGAAGCGGGGAACGTGAAGCCTGGCCATGCCACGTCCGGGATCTTCATCGATCTGAATGGGGGGCCTTCGCACATCGATACCTTTGATCCCAAACCCGAGGCGCCGGAGGGAATCCGCGGGGATTTCAAGACGATCCCGACGAGTGTGCCTGGGATCCGCATCTCGGAGCATCTGCCAAAAATGGCGGCCTCGATGGATAAATATGCGATCTTGCGAGGCGTATCCCACACGCTGGCGGCGCATCGCTTAGGGAGCGAGTATGTGAACACGGGTAGCCGCCCCCTTTCATCGCTCGAATACCCGGGCTACGGTGCAGTCGTTTGTAAGGAACGCCCCGTCGATAAGGATCTCCCACCCTTCGTTGCAATCCCGAATGGCGGGCAGAGGCCGGGCTTTCTGGGTATCCAGTACGCCCCGTTGAATACCTCTGCTACCCCCCAGCAAAACCGCCCCTTCAATGTTCGCGGTATTTCGCTTGGACAAGGCGTAACTGTAGAGCAACTCGATCGTCGCCAGAACTTATTGAAAGACCTAGACACGAAGTTCGGTGCGATGGAAAGCAAAGATCAGCTGCTCACCGGACTCAATCGATTCAGCGAGAAGGCGTATTCCATGTTGACCAGCGAGCGCGCGCGACTCGCATTCGACATCTCTAAGGAGTCCCCCAAGTTTTCAGAGCAATTCGGCGCCGATCCCTTTGAACAAAGCTGCTTGCTCGCCATTCGTCTTATCGAGTCGGGCGTTCGGTTTGTTTCGCTTTCCATCGGTGGTTGGGATAATCACACCGATATCTTCAATAATCTAAGCAAGAAACTACTGCCTAAACTGGATGGTGGCGTGTCCGCGTTGCTGAACGGGCTAGAACAAAAAGGGCTGCTCAACTCTACCGCTGTTATGGTAACGGGTGAGTTCGGTCGAACTCCGAAGATCAACACGCGAGCCACACTCGGCGGTCGCGACCACTACCCCCGCTGCATGTTTATGCTCATGGCGGGGGGGAATGTGAAGGGTGGGCAAGTGATCGGAGAAAGCGATGACACCGGCGCCGGTCCATTGCATGAAGGAATGAGGCCCGATGATGTCGCTGCGTCGTTCTACTACAATCTAGGTATCGATCACAAGCAAGAATTTCAAACCGACACTGGTCGTCCCATCACGTTGGTACGAGACGGATCGGTTATCCCCAAGTTGTTCTCCTAA
- a CDS encoding EVE domain-containing protein — MNRAVSQRYWLMKTEPDVFSIDDLKNSPNQSTCWDGVRNYQARNFMRDDMRIGDKVLVYHSNAEPSCVVGIATICREAYPDHTAWDPTDPHFDPKTDPANPRWMMVDIRYESKFNVPQSLAMLRELSELSAMELLRKGSRLSVQPVRKKEFDIIVKRGKPA, encoded by the coding sequence TTGAATCGAGCGGTTTCCCAACGCTACTGGCTGATGAAGACCGAACCGGATGTGTTTTCGATCGATGATCTGAAAAACTCCCCCAACCAATCAACTTGCTGGGATGGGGTTCGGAACTACCAAGCCAGAAACTTCATGCGCGATGATATGCGAATCGGCGACAAAGTATTGGTCTACCACAGCAATGCCGAACCCTCTTGTGTCGTCGGAATCGCCACGATTTGCCGAGAGGCCTACCCCGATCACACTGCTTGGGATCCTACCGATCCTCATTTCGATCCGAAGACTGACCCCGCAAACCCTCGCTGGATGATGGTGGATATTCGGTACGAATCCAAATTCAATGTACCTCAATCGCTTGCGATGTTGCGGGAGTTGTCGGAGCTTTCCGCGATGGAACTGCTGCGCAAAGGAAGCCGCCTGAGCGTCCAGCCGGTGAGAAAGAAGGAGTTCGATATCATCGTCAAGCGAGGAAAACCAGCCTGA
- the rpsL gene encoding 30S ribosomal protein S12 — MPTINQLVRRNRIVQRKGTKSPVLEQCPQKQGVCLLVRTMTPKKPNSALRKITRVRLSNGKEVTVYIPGEGHNLQEHSIVLIRGGRVRDLPGVRYQVVRGCRDTLGVNGRKQSRSRYGAKKA, encoded by the coding sequence ATGCCAACGATTAACCAATTGGTCCGTCGAAATCGAATTGTTCAGCGCAAGGGGACGAAAAGCCCAGTGCTTGAGCAGTGCCCGCAAAAACAAGGCGTTTGCTTGCTCGTCCGAACCATGACCCCGAAGAAGCCGAACTCGGCTCTCCGAAAGATCACACGGGTCCGATTGAGCAATGGCAAAGAAGTGACGGTTTACATTCCCGGAGAAGGTCACAACCTCCAGGAACACTCGATCGTTTTGATCCGGGGCGGCCGGGTACGGGACCTTCCAGGGGTTCGATACCAAGTCGTTCGCGGTTGCCGAGATACCCTCGGGGTCAACGGTCGTAAGCAGTCTCGAAGCCGCTACGGCGCGAAAAAGGCCTAG
- a CDS encoding RNA polymerase sigma factor produces MASSPERPLPLDQFAAAHAELRPELVRFAWGVLRDWALADDAVQNGFVALARFGGDVEPTNRKSWLYKVVLREAIGLRKGSSTRRLEQIDTVGEPAATYQLDPAQNLLDREESDWIRRQLKCLPVEQQEVLDMRIKQEMTFAEISQQLGIPIGTALSRMRLALQKLRELSDDR; encoded by the coding sequence ATGGCGTCATCGCCTGAGCGGCCGCTTCCTCTCGACCAATTTGCAGCAGCCCACGCGGAACTCCGCCCGGAGTTGGTCCGGTTCGCTTGGGGAGTGCTCCGAGACTGGGCTCTCGCCGACGACGCGGTCCAAAACGGGTTTGTCGCCCTGGCCCGTTTCGGCGGTGATGTCGAACCGACGAATCGGAAAAGCTGGCTTTACAAAGTGGTCCTGCGAGAGGCGATCGGGCTTCGCAAAGGATCGTCGACTCGGCGGTTGGAGCAAATCGACACCGTCGGCGAGCCCGCAGCGACTTACCAGCTCGATCCAGCGCAGAATTTGTTGGATCGAGAGGAGTCGGATTGGATCCGACGGCAATTGAAGTGTCTGCCAGTCGAGCAACAAGAGGTGCTCGATATGCGGATCAAACAAGAAATGACGTTTGCCGAAATTTCCCAACAGCTCGGCATTCCTATTGGAACAGCCCTTTCCCGCATGCGACTTGCCCTGCAAAAACTTCGAGAGCTTTCCGATGACCGTTGA
- a CDS encoding Gfo/Idh/MocA family protein encodes MSSSPAKVSRRAFSGSLAAAGTFLITGTKASGNIIGANDRLRIAVVGVNGRGQSHMGGWLGQEHVEIAYLVDPDQRVLANTLKGLAEKSGGRFKTEGAADLRKVLEDKNLDAISIATPNHWHALMTIWGAQAGKHVYVEKPMSHDVHEGRIAVEAQKKYGVVVQHGTQNRSDAKRAGLHEAIQAGKFGRLKISYGYCCKERNGIGENRFEAPPANLDWNLWKGPAVIDRYHSNFVHYNWHWFWPTGNGDLNNQGTHQLDIARWALDTDQTHPVRAMAIGGRFQWKDGGETPNTMFGIAEYPNGQFVFFNVRNVNYKGYKKQVENEYYFEDGGKIIGRTYYAKGDSKGVPVDVPNGKVTPGGNWSSFIAACRAGKPEMANGNALDAHYGCVLGHLINNSYRLGTKVPFNAKAGQFGDNKDAAEHFLALHEIMANGVKVPENGSEYTVGPWLEFDPKTEQHTGEHSVAANKLLRDPKNPGFELPDAKSL; translated from the coding sequence ATGTCATCCTCTCCTGCCAAGGTCTCCCGCCGCGCGTTTTCTGGTTCCCTCGCTGCAGCGGGAACATTTCTCATCACCGGTACCAAAGCCTCTGGAAACATCATCGGGGCAAACGATCGATTGCGTATTGCGGTGGTCGGTGTCAACGGCCGCGGGCAAAGTCACATGGGCGGTTGGCTCGGGCAGGAGCATGTCGAGATTGCTTATCTCGTCGACCCGGACCAAAGGGTGCTCGCGAATACACTCAAAGGTCTCGCCGAAAAGTCGGGTGGGCGCTTTAAGACGGAGGGAGCAGCTGACCTACGCAAGGTTCTCGAGGACAAGAATCTCGATGCGATTTCCATCGCCACACCGAACCATTGGCACGCGTTGATGACCATCTGGGGGGCACAAGCCGGAAAGCATGTTTACGTCGAGAAGCCGATGAGCCACGATGTGCACGAAGGACGCATTGCAGTCGAAGCCCAAAAGAAATACGGAGTCGTCGTCCAACACGGTACTCAGAATCGGAGCGATGCCAAACGAGCTGGATTGCATGAGGCCATCCAGGCAGGGAAGTTTGGTCGATTGAAGATCTCCTATGGCTATTGCTGCAAGGAACGAAATGGCATCGGCGAAAATCGCTTCGAAGCTCCTCCTGCAAATCTGGATTGGAATCTTTGGAAAGGGCCAGCGGTGATCGATCGTTACCATTCCAACTTTGTTCATTACAACTGGCACTGGTTCTGGCCGACCGGTAACGGAGATTTGAACAACCAAGGAACGCACCAACTCGATATCGCGCGTTGGGCGCTCGATACCGATCAAACCCATCCCGTACGAGCGATGGCTATCGGTGGTCGCTTTCAGTGGAAAGATGGAGGAGAGACTCCGAATACCATGTTTGGAATCGCCGAATATCCAAACGGCCAGTTTGTCTTCTTCAATGTTCGCAATGTGAATTACAAAGGTTATAAGAAGCAGGTTGAAAACGAATATTACTTCGAAGATGGCGGAAAAATCATCGGTCGTACCTACTATGCAAAGGGAGACTCAAAAGGGGTGCCGGTCGACGTCCCCAATGGAAAAGTTACCCCCGGTGGAAATTGGAGTAGCTTCATCGCCGCGTGCCGCGCGGGTAAACCCGAAATGGCAAACGGGAATGCGCTCGACGCGCACTATGGCTGTGTCCTCGGGCACTTGATCAACAACTCCTATCGCCTCGGAACCAAAGTCCCATTCAATGCCAAGGCGGGACAGTTTGGAGACAACAAAGATGCAGCAGAACATTTCCTAGCCCTGCACGAAATCATGGCCAACGGAGTGAAAGTTCCCGAAAACGGATCCGAGTACACGGTTGGCCCTTGGTTGGAATTCGATCCCAAGACCGAGCAACACACGGGAGAGCATTCGGTAGCCGCCAATAAGCTTCTTCGCGATCCAAAGAATCCTGGCTTTGAATTGCCGGACGCTAAGAGTCTCTAG
- the rpsG gene encoding 30S ribosomal protein S7 has product MGKITASRTSLRPDPRFNSLLASKFINCLMYDGKKTTAQAVFYSALDEIAEKIKDRPSIEVFEQAIENVKPYIEVRSKRVGGASYQVPMQVNKNRQQSLAFRWVLGAVRDKKGRATHVKLAEELMAAYRKEGTAITKRENTHRMADANKAFAHFAW; this is encoded by the coding sequence ATGGGCAAGATCACCGCTTCCAGAACCTCCCTTCGACCCGACCCACGATTCAATTCCTTGTTGGCATCGAAGTTCATCAATTGCTTGATGTACGACGGTAAGAAGACCACTGCACAAGCGGTTTTCTATTCGGCCTTGGATGAAATCGCTGAGAAGATCAAAGATCGCCCTTCCATCGAAGTTTTCGAACAAGCGATCGAGAACGTGAAGCCATACATCGAAGTTCGCTCGAAGCGAGTCGGTGGTGCGTCCTATCAGGTTCCGATGCAAGTCAACAAGAATCGCCAGCAGAGCTTGGCGTTCCGTTGGGTTCTCGGTGCTGTCCGCGACAAGAAGGGTCGTGCGACCCACGTCAAGCTCGCTGAAGAGCTGATGGCAGCCTACCGCAAAGAAGGCACCGCGATCACCAAACGCGAAAACACCCACCGCATGGCGGACGCGAACAAGGCATTCGCTCACTTCGCTTGGTAA
- a CDS encoding DUF1549 and DUF1553 domain-containing protein, producing the protein MSALWYRRSLWLLAIMLGLSDATSLLAEDVSPPLHSRFALGADGKLGSDEVPNFQKHISPLLGRLGCNGRACHGSFQGQGGFMLSLFGYDFDVDHKALLDEEAGRVNLKSPEESLILTKPTDESMHDGGKRFDKDGWEYRVLRAWIDAGAPKILKKQKESLALQKLTVAPTEISFAQPGEKVSIRAIAHWNDGTIEDVTGLCRFFSNDTAIAQVDEQGVIVAGDRGDTHVVVSYDNAVVPIAVLRPAGPTGRLTDQIAQAKTEVDRLVLKKLDKLGMEPSPVADDAEFFRRISLDVAGTLPTAEQARTFLASTDPRKREKAIDALLDSPGYAALWTTFLCDLTGNNDDQLRNFTFIRELPPQHWYQWIYARIANNTPYDEIVEGIVTAVSREPGESYREYCEAMTRIANDKTGKAYAERSDMMYFWARNNLRTSEERAIAFAYAFCGVRIQCAQCHKHPFDQWSKKDFDQFERLFDGVVANQNSLTAEGKKEFDKIVEELGVPKSAKGNDLARQLQEKFRGGAYDKTLPFPELFVQVRNDNRNKGNNKDKSKKGKQTAAPVPTARLLGGDFVDLSKVKDPREPLMTWLRDRNNPYFAKALVNRVWAHYFQAGIVNPPDDLNLANAPSNEALLQYLADRFVENGYNLKWLHRTILNTDTYQRTWQTTPTNEMDRRNFSHALLRRLPAETAYDALKIALSSDEQARSLCNLETDRAMTLAGASAQTRGRRADQYALSVFGRSVRESNCDCDRTSDPSLLQTVFIRNDADVIRAMFDPKTSWLAQVARESEWKMVSMDGRTAPEREATGRKTAMTGVGGEDSLQKSVDDLDRRVRSLRTQIERLQDKEGAKEKIRDLKSRLALTEKRLAGQSELLAKSQEQEEPSDSSSEHASQRESWNQSDSERMGQRIGEAYLRTLSRYPEPTEMRIAMEAIQKADSPVQGLSDLLWALINSKEFILNH; encoded by the coding sequence ATGTCTGCACTGTGGTATCGACGCTCGTTATGGCTCTTGGCCATCATGTTGGGTCTTTCGGACGCGACGTCGTTGTTAGCCGAAGACGTCAGTCCACCGCTGCATAGCCGATTTGCACTTGGAGCGGATGGGAAGCTTGGGAGCGACGAGGTTCCGAACTTTCAAAAGCATATCTCGCCTCTTTTAGGGAGGCTAGGATGCAACGGCCGTGCGTGCCATGGATCCTTTCAAGGCCAAGGGGGATTCATGCTCTCCCTCTTTGGCTACGACTTTGATGTCGATCATAAGGCGTTGCTCGATGAAGAAGCCGGTCGAGTCAATTTGAAGTCTCCTGAAGAGAGTCTGATTCTTACCAAGCCAACCGACGAGTCGATGCACGATGGGGGCAAGCGATTTGACAAAGACGGTTGGGAATATCGCGTCTTGCGAGCTTGGATCGACGCCGGCGCACCGAAGATTCTCAAGAAGCAAAAAGAATCCCTAGCCCTTCAAAAGCTGACGGTCGCTCCGACCGAGATTTCTTTTGCCCAACCTGGCGAGAAAGTCAGTATTCGTGCGATTGCCCATTGGAATGATGGCACGATCGAAGACGTTACCGGACTATGTCGATTCTTTAGCAACGATACGGCCATCGCGCAAGTTGACGAACAAGGAGTCATCGTCGCAGGAGACCGAGGCGATACCCATGTTGTCGTTTCCTATGACAACGCGGTTGTTCCCATCGCTGTCCTGCGTCCGGCAGGACCGACTGGACGGCTAACGGACCAGATCGCACAGGCGAAAACGGAGGTGGATCGACTCGTTCTCAAGAAGCTGGATAAGCTCGGGATGGAACCATCTCCCGTCGCAGACGATGCTGAATTCTTTCGTCGCATCTCGCTCGACGTAGCGGGTACCTTACCCACCGCCGAGCAAGCCCGAACCTTTTTGGCCAGCACCGATCCCCGCAAGCGGGAGAAAGCGATCGACGCCCTGCTCGATTCGCCGGGCTACGCTGCCCTTTGGACGACGTTTCTCTGCGACCTAACCGGCAACAACGACGATCAACTCCGCAACTTCACTTTCATACGAGAACTCCCTCCCCAGCATTGGTATCAATGGATCTATGCTCGTATCGCCAACAATACACCCTACGATGAGATCGTCGAAGGGATTGTTACCGCGGTCTCGCGCGAACCGGGCGAGTCGTATCGCGAGTACTGCGAGGCGATGACGCGGATCGCCAATGACAAGACGGGTAAGGCCTATGCGGAACGATCCGACATGATGTACTTCTGGGCGCGTAACAATCTGCGCACTTCCGAAGAGCGTGCCATCGCCTTCGCCTACGCATTCTGTGGTGTTCGGATCCAGTGCGCTCAGTGTCACAAACATCCTTTTGATCAATGGTCTAAAAAGGATTTCGATCAATTCGAACGTCTCTTCGACGGTGTGGTCGCCAATCAAAACTCACTCACCGCTGAAGGCAAAAAGGAATTCGACAAGATTGTGGAAGAGTTGGGAGTTCCCAAGTCTGCGAAGGGAAATGATCTCGCTCGCCAACTGCAAGAGAAATTTCGCGGTGGAGCATACGACAAAACGCTTCCTTTCCCAGAGTTGTTTGTCCAAGTCCGAAATGACAATCGCAATAAGGGGAACAATAAAGATAAGAGCAAAAAAGGGAAACAGACAGCTGCACCTGTGCCCACCGCGCGGCTGTTAGGCGGGGACTTCGTCGATTTGTCGAAAGTCAAAGACCCGCGAGAACCTCTCATGACTTGGCTCCGCGATCGCAACAACCCTTACTTTGCAAAGGCTTTGGTCAACCGAGTTTGGGCGCACTATTTCCAGGCGGGAATCGTCAATCCTCCGGACGATTTGAATCTAGCCAATGCACCCAGCAACGAGGCGCTTCTTCAGTACCTCGCTGATCGATTTGTGGAGAACGGATACAACCTTAAATGGCTGCATCGGACGATTCTCAACACCGATACCTACCAGCGCACGTGGCAAACGACTCCTACCAACGAAATGGATCGTCGCAATTTTTCGCATGCCTTGCTGAGGAGATTGCCAGCCGAAACCGCGTACGATGCGCTGAAGATCGCGCTTTCAAGCGACGAGCAGGCTCGGTCACTCTGCAATTTGGAAACTGATCGAGCCATGACCCTGGCAGGCGCCAGCGCTCAGACCCGAGGTCGCCGGGCCGATCAGTACGCACTAAGCGTGTTCGGGCGATCTGTACGAGAAAGCAATTGCGATTGCGATCGTACCAGCGACCCGAGCCTTCTGCAGACAGTCTTTATTCGAAACGACGCAGATGTGATTCGTGCGATGTTCGATCCTAAAACAAGTTGGCTTGCTCAAGTTGCACGCGAATCGGAATGGAAAATGGTTTCGATGGATGGCCGAACGGCACCGGAACGTGAGGCAACGGGCCGAAAAACCGCGATGACGGGAGTGGGCGGCGAGGATTCACTTCAGAAGTCGGTCGACGACCTAGACCGTCGGGTTCGTTCGCTTCGTACACAAATCGAACGACTCCAAGATAAAGAGGGTGCCAAGGAAAAGATTCGGGATTTGAAATCTCGCCTAGCGCTGACCGAGAAACGCCTGGCGGGGCAGTCGGAGCTTCTCGCGAAATCGCAGGAACAGGAAGAGCCAAGCGATTCGAGTTCAGAGCACGCTTCCCAACGCGAATCCTGGAACCAATCTGACTCGGAACGCATGGGGCAACGAATCGGTGAAGCCTATTTGCGAACCCTTTCCCGTTATCCCGAGCCGACGGAAATGCGAATTGCGATGGAGGCAATCCAGAAAGCGGATTCCCCCGTTCAGGGGCTAAGCGATCTGCTCTGGGCCTTGATCAACTCCAAAGAGTTCATCCTCAATCACTAA
- the xerD gene encoding site-specific tyrosine recombinase XerD yields MAVSKLKKLKQGSIEPQAPSETMPGWIERYTVYLQSECHLAENTVLAYRRDLEHMKDWLNGRSPTNIKIGDLTDFAAYLKGIGLAATSISRHIVAIRMFYKFLQLESAIDDNPAELLLTPKVWSRVPKVLTVGQVDRFMAAPRPSDAHYLRDRAILELMYATGCRVSEISNLLVANTHLHDGYCLAEGKGSKQRMVPLGERAIDAVQTYLTAYRPKLIGSRNPSASPWLILSRTGQRLRREAIWELIKRCALRADVDPEISPHTLRHSFATHLLAGGADLRLIQEMLGHANIQTTQIYTQVDNGRLKKIHAQFHPRS; encoded by the coding sequence ATGGCAGTTAGCAAGCTGAAGAAACTCAAGCAAGGAAGTATCGAGCCCCAGGCCCCCTCGGAAACGATGCCGGGCTGGATCGAACGGTACACCGTGTATCTTCAGAGCGAATGCCATCTCGCGGAGAATACGGTGCTAGCTTACCGCCGCGATTTGGAACACATGAAAGATTGGTTGAATGGCCGATCTCCAACGAATATAAAAATCGGGGACCTTACCGATTTTGCCGCCTATCTCAAAGGTATCGGTCTTGCCGCGACTTCGATTTCTCGCCACATCGTGGCGATTCGGATGTTCTACAAGTTCCTCCAACTTGAGTCGGCCATTGACGACAATCCCGCAGAACTTCTGTTGACCCCCAAGGTTTGGAGCCGTGTTCCCAAAGTCCTCACAGTGGGACAAGTCGATCGATTCATGGCGGCGCCTCGCCCCTCTGATGCGCACTACCTGCGGGATCGAGCCATCTTGGAACTGATGTACGCGACGGGATGTCGCGTGTCAGAGATCAGCAATCTTCTGGTTGCAAATACCCACCTTCACGACGGTTATTGCCTAGCAGAAGGTAAGGGAAGCAAACAGCGAATGGTACCCCTCGGTGAACGGGCGATCGACGCCGTTCAAACGTACTTGACTGCTTACCGGCCCAAACTCATCGGAAGCCGAAATCCGTCCGCTTCTCCCTGGCTCATCCTTTCTCGAACTGGGCAACGGCTGCGACGGGAGGCGATTTGGGAGCTTATCAAGCGATGTGCATTGCGAGCCGATGTCGATCCGGAAATCAGCCCCCACACCTTGCGCCATTCCTTTGCTACCCACCTTCTAGCGGGGGGCGCCGATTTGCGGCTGATTCAGGAAATGCTTGGGCATGCGAACATCCAAACTACGCAGATCTATACCCAGGTCGATAACGGCCGGCTCAAGAAGATCCACGCCCAATTCCATCCACGCAGCTAA
- the galE gene encoding UDP-glucose 4-epimerase GalE: protein MKILVVGGAGYVGSHTVRLLQSQGHEVWVFDNFSRGHRESVPSRCLIEGNLTDRALLIEVMRDKEIDAVMHFAAFALVGESVQHPAMYYQNNVSATFELLEAMRSVGVWRFVFSSTTATYGQPEKMPISEDTPQNPINPYGFTKLVVERALEDYAHAYGFGVAALRYFNASGAAADGTIGEDHDPESHLIPIVLQVALGQRPNVSIFGNDYPTPDGTCIRDYIHVDDLASAHLAALMKLQPNSVLQMNLGTGVGHSVLQVVEACRKVTGHPIPTVDAPRREGDPACLIADSTKAQRELQWKPKYVAIEDIVSTAWKWHQSHPRGYAS, encoded by the coding sequence ATGAAGATACTTGTAGTTGGTGGTGCTGGATACGTCGGATCGCATACCGTCCGCTTGCTTCAATCGCAGGGGCATGAAGTCTGGGTCTTTGATAATTTTTCCCGAGGCCATCGAGAAAGCGTACCCTCCCGCTGTTTGATTGAAGGGAATCTGACCGATCGCGCGTTGCTTATAGAGGTCATGCGGGATAAAGAGATCGATGCGGTCATGCATTTTGCGGCGTTTGCATTGGTTGGGGAGTCCGTGCAGCATCCCGCGATGTACTATCAGAACAACGTGAGCGCGACGTTTGAATTGCTCGAAGCGATGCGATCGGTTGGTGTTTGGCGATTCGTTTTCTCCAGCACGACGGCCACCTACGGTCAGCCCGAGAAGATGCCCATCTCGGAAGACACGCCTCAAAACCCGATTAATCCCTACGGCTTTACCAAACTAGTCGTGGAGCGCGCACTCGAGGACTACGCACATGCGTATGGTTTTGGTGTCGCCGCTCTGCGTTACTTCAACGCATCGGGCGCGGCCGCGGATGGCACAATTGGTGAAGACCACGATCCGGAGTCCCACTTGATCCCCATCGTCTTGCAAGTCGCTTTGGGGCAACGACCGAATGTCTCCATTTTCGGCAACGACTATCCAACCCCGGACGGAACGTGCATACGCGATTATATCCACGTGGACGATTTGGCCTCCGCGCACCTCGCCGCATTGATGAAGCTTCAGCCGAACTCCGTCCTACAAATGAATCTTGGGACCGGCGTAGGGCATAGCGTCCTGCAAGTCGTCGAGGCATGTCGAAAAGTAACAGGCCATCCAATCCCCACGGTCGATGCTCCTCGTCGCGAAGGGGACCCCGCGTGCTTGATCGCCGACAGCACCAAAGCGCAAAGGGAACTGCAATGGAAACCCAAGTATGTAGCCATTGAGGATATTGTCTCGACCGCTTGGAAGTGGCATCAATCCCATCCTCGCGGTTACGCGAGTTGA
- the dinB gene encoding DNA polymerase IV: MDGDYNVNMILHVDMDAFYASIEERDNPALRGKPLIVGGSAEGRGVVATANYAARRFGIHSAMPVRKALNLCPDLTIVRPRMDVYANVSKQIREIFELFTPIVEPLSFDEAFLDVRETAHLFGGAEAVAKSIKATILSQLGLVASVGIAPNKFLAKIASDIRKPDALVVIDPEQIDAFLDPLPIERLWGVGKATGATMKRIAIRTIGDLKRLDIAALEDLFGNSAQHYWELARGIDPRSVVPYREAKSISSETTFPEDIASREDLYGCLVYLVESVSRRLRGHGWKGKGIEIKVRYHDFHSITRSQILPQATDLTAELLQGATLLFQTKIPQDLRPVRLLGFGIHHLRQETYEQLSLFEQPQIEKQRSLDQVTDLIASKFGRNAIRRAEGNRSPKPRDR; encoded by the coding sequence ATGGATGGAGATTACAATGTCAACATGATTCTTCATGTTGACATGGACGCATTCTACGCATCGATCGAGGAGAGGGATAACCCTGCGCTCCGGGGGAAACCTCTCATTGTTGGTGGGTCTGCAGAAGGCAGAGGTGTCGTAGCCACCGCCAACTATGCAGCGCGGCGATTTGGGATCCATAGCGCAATGCCAGTTCGCAAAGCGCTGAACCTATGTCCAGACCTTACCATCGTCCGGCCTCGTATGGATGTCTATGCGAATGTCTCGAAACAGATTCGTGAAATATTCGAATTGTTCACCCCCATCGTTGAGCCGCTCTCCTTCGATGAAGCCTTTCTGGATGTCCGAGAGACGGCACACCTCTTCGGTGGCGCAGAAGCGGTTGCGAAGTCGATCAAAGCGACCATTCTATCTCAGTTGGGATTAGTGGCCTCGGTCGGAATCGCTCCGAATAAATTCCTAGCAAAGATCGCCAGCGATATTCGAAAACCCGATGCGTTGGTCGTCATCGATCCCGAACAAATCGATGCGTTCCTCGACCCGCTCCCCATCGAACGATTATGGGGCGTCGGGAAAGCGACCGGGGCGACCATGAAACGCATCGCCATCCGAACGATCGGAGATCTAAAACGCTTGGATATCGCTGCATTGGAAGACTTGTTCGGGAACAGCGCTCAACACTACTGGGAGCTTGCCCGGGGAATCGATCCTCGATCCGTGGTACCGTACCGCGAGGCTAAGTCGATCTCCAGTGAAACAACTTTTCCGGAAGATATCGCCAGCCGAGAGGATCTCTACGGTTGTCTCGTTTACCTGGTTGAAAGCGTCTCACGACGATTGCGAGGTCATGGCTGGAAAGGTAAGGGAATTGAGATCAAGGTGCGCTATCACGACTTCCATTCGATCACTCGCTCTCAAATTCTGCCCCAAGCCACCGACTTGACCGCGGAACTACTCCAAGGAGCGACGCTCTTGTTTCAAACCAAAATACCGCAGGATCTACGGCCCGTGCGACTGCTAGGGTTTGGAATTCACCATCTTCGTCAAGAAACCTACGAACAGTTATCCCTCTTCGAGCAACCACAAATCGAAAAACAGCGATCACTCGATCAAGTCACCGATCTCATCGCGAGCAAATTCGGCCGCAACGCGATACGCCGGGCGGAGGGAAATCGCTCTCCCAAACCGCGAGATCGGTGA